GCTAACACTAGcgaatattatattttgaaatccaTCTGGTCGTCAGAGGAAgtcaatttgaatttgattgatttCCGGGATGCAAGCAACGAATGGTCAGGAAGCATCTCAAATGAATATTTGAAGGCATCGGCAGAAGCACTCGATATACCCTTCGATGATTTCTGCGCAGAAACGAAGGGAGCTCTAAGTACAAATGGCGGTTTGCGTAGCTTTGAATACGCCATAGAAAACGACGAATTTGTCCTGCGGAAGGTTGATACAGTCAGAGTAATATATTGCCAAGTGCCTCTGGTTCGCGAAACAAGTCTCCTTCAGAAAGTCTTCCTTGAAGCGATGGACACAATTGACACCCTTAAAATTGAGCTTAGCACGAAGCAACTGGATTACCAAACATTAGACATGGAATTCAAAATGCTTGCCCAATCTTATGAAAAATCGGTCGTTGAGAAAAACGCCAGTGAAAAGGAGTTACTACAGAAGTGTGCTGCGCTGCTGaactcaaagaaaaataaaatcgcgGAGCTACAGGAATTACTAGCGGAAGGTCGAAGATTAGCAGAACAAAACCGTGTTTCATCAAACGTTCAGCAAGGAAGCAATGGCGATGGCGAGCGACTAACACAACCCATGCCCATTTCTGAAACGCAACGGCCAGTTCGATCTTTGCCTAAACGAAAAAATTTGGTTGCAGCTGAAACAGCTGAGAAACGGATCAGGACACTGGAGCAAGAGGCCGAAGAAGTGAATAAGGTAAGACCAGGGAAAAGTGATGACAGCGAGAAAGCTTTGGACAGTGAAGATATGTTTGACGCTATGATAGGATGAGGATGTCGAATAATAAAGCTATtttgttgtgttaatgcgtcTATTTTATTTGGGAGCCAATTCGAATGCTCTGATGAGATTGTGGATATATAGCAAACATGAAACATGCAGATGCGGGCAGTTCCTCCAACAGGAGGAACGgcgcaaccggtatctggtctaggcctgccttaataaggagctccacataccccggttttgcgccgaggtccaccaatttgatatcactaaaagctgtctggcgtcctggcctacgccatcatcccatctcaggcagggtctgcctcatcttctttttctaccatagatattgcccttatagactttccgggtgggatcatcctcatccatacgaattaagtgacgcgcccaccgcaatctgttgacctggattttatccacaaccttgcggtcgtggtatcgctcatagatttcgtcgttatgtagtctacggaatcgtccatcctcatgtagggggccaaacatttttcggaggattcttctctcgaacgcggccaagagttcgtaatttttcttgctaagaactcaagtgtccgaggaatacatgaggactagcaagatcattgtcttgtacagtaagagctttggccctatggtgagacgtttcgagcggcagccaccaatcgtgcgcggattttatcatcgtagctgttatcggttgtgattttcgaccctagatagcagtAGTAATCAATGCTATTGAcactccaattgttggttccagtctgggcatgggggaaattggaccctcttttgctaaggtatccgagatttcattttcctccacactacaatgaccaggtacccagagtatttCTACCGTAATGAATctagaaataaaatttaatcggtttttacattcctgaacgatttttaatGTGATCAAAGTACTGTACAACACCCTCAATGTAGTTTGATTATGGTTGCAGATTGGATACATCTGcctttcaactgctcgtcaaacACCCAGCTTGCTCTGATTGTATACACTTCACCCTGAAAGatcattgcatattgtcccatgGAAAAGTgcagtttttattcgaaaggcaGACTCCTGCTTTAGCCCTATTCTGTTTTTGATCCTTCGGTGTAGAAAACCGCGGTATATTCTgccaagataacttcatatctactaccaaacagatgtaaaaAAATCCGGCcaacagaaggcattgcgaTGCTCTGTTCCCCTAACGTCTTTTTGTTTTCCCATATATCTCATGAATTCGCCTATGAGTTGCCCTCATACCTTATGTGTTCATACGAGACCCTCTCCGAAATGACCACACCTGAAATGCCTGAAGCTGATATTGCGATAGCCCTTGAAAAGGCGCCAGCAGTTGATGAGATTGACAACTTCTGGCTAAAGCGATTCAAGAGTactcacagggtattggcaaCTCATTTTATTcatctaagtgtaatttcgcATTTGCTTTGCTGTGTGAATGATAGAGAATGCGAAGGGGCACCGACAAAATTCGAAGATACTCAACTACAAGAATTATTGGGTGAAGACGCATGTCGAACCCTTGATGATTTGCCCAAAGAGTTGGATGTCGATAGATCAACCGTCGGTAAACGTTTGCGCACGATGGGAATGGTCCAGAAATTAAGTAACTGGGTGCTATATCAATTGAAGGAGACGGGCATCGAGAGACGTTTGGTGGCGTGCGAGATGCTGCACAAAGGAAAAGCTTTTCTGCATCACATCGTCAATGGCGATAAAAAATGGGTCTATTAAGATAGTCCTAAACctaaaaaagtttggggccgCCATCGACACTAAAAAAATGTTCATGCTTGTGTATCTGATGAGATCAGAAGGGTACCACCTATTATGACCATCACTGGCGATGGTTACCGGTTGCGTTTGAATCAAGCTCTCAAAAAAAAGCGGAATGGGACGGGAGCCATGATGTACTCATTTCGCGGAAGTATCGCAAACTGGCTTAATGAATGTATCGAGTCGAAAGAACCCGAATTTTTCGTTCGAGTAATCCTTATGCTGAAATACGGGGTAAATTGTCGCTATTTTCattgtttaaataaattttaacttaGGCTGAAAAAGGGCAGAAACTTATTCGCATACCCGCTACCGTCTTGATAGGCAATAAATTATTTCCAATGAATttaaaaagcaaagaataagatcccatgtcgaatgtaatTTCGGCCCAACAGAAGATCAACATGTAGAAGTTACGAGGTAGGTTTTATAGATTCACCGCAGAGTTTGGGTGctacattcgaaatttggacgtAGCGGTCTGCATGTTATTCCGAATGGATACACCAGCAAAAGGATAGCGGACATATTTAATGTGATTCTTGCTTAGAATAGAGGAGGTCTTGAATCCGCTAtacacttgatggcggaccggaccaattgtaGAGAAACTGCCTCTCAATCTTCTGGCCCATGGGTTTCTCGTTTTAGTTTTACacccaaagttaaaaaaaatcaggcgCTGTCTCTGCCTCCGCCCTAAGGACACCAGTTGCTCTGTCCCggacgaaaccgtagtcgtctgtaattttttttaactttgggtGTATGCTCAAAACGAGGAGCccatggaccagaaaagtgGCGTTTTCCAAACAAGAATTATTTCAGTTTCGGCTGACTTTTGCCAGAAATACTAGCCGGTTTTCCCTTGGATATAATCCCATGACGTGTTTTGCGgattaataaaagggagcgaACTACATCTGCTAACCAATTGGGTCAcgttgctcctagggcagaggcaaaatATTAAATCTGTTTATTTCATTCTTCTTGAAAAATGCGATTTCAACACCAGCAAAAATTCGGATAGCGGAGTATCTTTCAAATCATTTATTCGTGCATAAGTTCTTTCTTAGATTTCTTGATATTTATAGATATTTGTGCTATGTTCAGCATTTAGCTCGTGAAAGTCTTTGCAGCCAAGTTCCATTCAATACTGCGGCTGACCATATCCATTATTCTCAATGGACTTGGAAAATTGCCGTTAGTACTAGCATATAGTTTGATGTTATCTATCATCAGTTCGCAGTACAAATAGctataaaaggaaattaaaTATTAGGTAAAACCAAAGGGGTATGAATATCTCGATTGGTCAGGTATGCAGTTGCTATCAAAGGCCTTGACGTAATCGATTTAGCtacataataaatattttttgtgggttctatctgtctgtccaagAACAACCGAGTTGATAATAAGTTACTACTTATAATTCTCGATGTAATTTGGCAGCCTTTCTGCACCTCGGATAGAATCTTATatgtctcgaggtgcgcattggacCTTCCAATAGTGATTGACGTTATAAATTTGCAAAGTGTTGGCAAGTAAGCCAttagtcttgtgtctgcgggggtAAGCCAAGAAATCCCAGCAGCGAGGAAGGAGGGAATCAACTACCTCCACCCGACTGATGATCTAATTTATATTATGTGCTAGCTGATGATGTATATTGATAAGGCTCCCTGTACCAGAAATTCCAAACACGAGCTACATATGCTGAGCTCTCCGAAATCTtcgctgtttatggctcgtcgaatctCCTCTCCACTAAAACTCGTAAAATTCATGTCGTGGATAGTGACATCCATGCAAGCATCCCGGGAATGCCAATCGAGCAGCCTTGAAGTCCActtcaatattattttatttctgttATTGACAACGGTATTGCCCGGATGCggagccgtagagagaaaatctgctcCGAGTGAAAATTATGAGGAAAAAACGGACCCGCCTATTATCTTTTTTTCGTTGAAAATTCTCTTCCGGGTCCAGAGGGAATCCCTCTTTCCACCCCCCTGTCGTCAGGCTTGTATGGACGTTGTACTATGATTATTAGCAGTCTGAAGAATAATTAACTGGTTCCTTGTGTACGTTGCATTCTTAACATGTCTCGAGTAACTTTTGCGATACCATTGAATTCACTGTATAcgatagaaagtttctgtttaagTGTATCCAGAActgcaacgctatcagccaatagagaactgcgttacgaaattgcttcacgcaactggtgttctttgtgatcgacatatcaacgaacgtctcaaatctaaaattgactgcaatgttgtccgtcctgtcgctctctatggttctgaatattggccgactataaaagacaatgaacggcggcgtcttgtggtaatggagacgaagatgttgcgttgaactagtagtgtgacacgttttgattacatccgaaatgagggcatccgcgatcgatatggggttgcatcgatcgtggaaagattgcgagagaggcgtcttccatggtattgttacgcaattcgcgctaacgagaattcagtcaccaagattggtgtgaatatCGATGCCGATGTTCAGCAActaaaagaccggccgaaacaacggtgccttgatacgctggatggggatttaaaagcctcgcgagtgcatccagattaggcatttgataaaattaaaaggcgaaaccgatcacggcgaaccgaccccgcttgtggcaaaagctgaagaaaaagaagtatctGCTCTGGTGATAGCATAATTCGGGTAACCCCCCCATTATTGCTTCCAAGTCATAGATATTCACTGATGGCGGCTGGCATTGCGTCACTGTGCAACTATTTTATCACTGCGTTGTACAATAACGGTCGTCAATCACAGGAAACTTGACGAATCTtcggtgcaacaaggggcataATGATGTAAAACCTGCCTTGTTGTAATTTCGGAATGGGAGCGGATGATCAAAATGttcatttcttcattttattttatccagACCATAAAGTTCTTGTCTCTTCCTCACTTGCCTGCACCTGGATGGTTCAAGCTACAACGAGTTCGGAAACGGCTATGGTGGACCTGAGCTATTTTACTTCTTATTATTTTCATAAACTCCGAATGGCTTAGTGATTAAAGCGCTAATCTGTTATAATGGG
The window above is part of the Hermetia illucens chromosome 3, iHerIll2.2.curated.20191125, whole genome shotgun sequence genome. Proteins encoded here:
- the LOC119650895 gene encoding uncharacterized protein LOC119650895; translation: MDHSPTTFLNKLPIANTSEYYILKSIWSSEEVNLNLIDFRDASNEWSGSISNEYLKASAEALDIPFDDFCAETKGALSTNGGLRSFEYAIENDEFVLRKVDTVRVIYCQVPLVRETSLLQKVFLEAMDTIDTLKIELSTKQLDYQTLDMEFKMLAQSYEKSVVEKNASEKELLQKCAALLNSKKNKIAELQELLAEGRRLAEQNRVSSNVQQGSNGDGERLTQPMPISETQRPVRSLPKRKNLVAAETAEKRIRTLEQEAEEVNKVRPGKSDDSEKALDSEDMFDAMIG